A single region of the Fusobacterium sp. IOR10 genome encodes:
- a CDS encoding DEAD/DEAH box helicase family protein: protein MEKIEVVAAILKYKDKYFCAQRKNSGPLGKKWEFPGGKIESGEGQKEALARELFEELNLNIKIGEFFKTVEHEYETFTIIMHSYLCEIDFQKIELLEHLDSKWLNLEELPFLDWAEADIPIVEELINRNAVNKSLFNKSIESFTYNPCLVINSNTKNIKDKVIELLKSSKRVDIAVSYVVWSGLSLIYKDLEKLDSKSRILVTTEGMVSDPRSLKKLLELPLQAKIYSPTLNNKGFHLKAYFGEKPNESKIIIGSSNISARAFGLAHEMVVEINTSNNGALVEEYHKIFNDLWNDRCSQFITKTFIEKYSKMFYEKKSLDKKISEVFSLHKITPNYMQEKALSKLESYREYSNKGLIIAATGTGKTYLSAFDVKQTKAKKVLFLVHNRLILSSAYETYKKVFPNKNLLELNSLNIEKIKDSHIIFTTDKTAYNHLYKKYSKEYFDYIIYDEAHKIGEDTHYHSLIKYFNPKFTLGITATPERTKDPKFLFEIFEYTVPYEIRLLDAMNHQLVCPFTYYGLNLENKLLETNEKFNYSELGKFMKKQLIEKGYFGKKLKGIVFCSNISEAKEIANTFNNLEIKSKAITSEHSSREETEIYIKNLKDDTNPLKLLCVVNQFNEGIDLPEINVIFMIRNTTSSIIYLQQLGRGLRKTEDPHKYVTVFDIIGNSNNNYSIAEVLTGNSTADKRVLFKEANEGFQSVSQFINVIIEEKAIENIIKSISNNFKVETKLKEKFKNELYRFKIIPSLSDLYKDPNFKELNLLQLLCKNFYDPFMEYYIKKYNISKDDKFLDKFFGLITQFTFRGYDQETLKEYISLLKGNITFNRTLIETLIPKKINGKKTAINSDYFKKGNNFIDIFKYEKGLSLINEIIIELKRKNAYSLFLEHIDLFCELSKRKSYKMKPFELVNKGEFLFNKNANDCYMNAVGERIDHIQKRFYCIINISKKDTFHNNYIDNKKRIVYMTQESSSKEKAEEKITLIKNGYKLFICAKFPHLGYGNTSYFNLGDLHVDEISTVILHSTKDGHRSKFNHKIFLRLENKIPEELTQYKNNV from the coding sequence ATGGAGAAAATAGAAGTTGTTGCAGCAATATTAAAATATAAAGATAAATACTTTTGTGCTCAAAGAAAAAATTCAGGTCCTTTGGGAAAGAAATGGGAATTTCCAGGTGGAAAAATAGAAAGTGGAGAAGGACAAAAAGAAGCCTTAGCTAGAGAACTTTTTGAAGAATTAAACTTAAATATAAAAATTGGAGAATTTTTTAAAACTGTAGAACATGAATATGAAACCTTTACAATTATTATGCATTCATATTTATGTGAAATTGATTTTCAAAAAATAGAATTACTTGAACATTTAGATTCAAAGTGGCTAAATTTAGAAGAACTTCCTTTCTTAGACTGGGCTGAAGCTGATATTCCAATTGTTGAAGAATTAATTAATAGAAATGCTGTGAACAAATCACTTTTTAATAAATCAATAGAATCATTTACCTATAATCCATGTTTAGTAATTAATTCAAATACTAAAAATATAAAAGACAAAGTTATAGAACTTCTTAAATCTTCAAAAAGAGTTGATATAGCAGTAAGCTATGTAGTATGGTCAGGACTTTCACTTATTTATAAAGATTTAGAAAAATTAGATAGTAAAAGTAGAATATTAGTTACAACAGAAGGAATGGTCAGTGATCCTAGATCCTTAAAAAAGCTCTTGGAATTACCTCTTCAAGCTAAAATTTATTCTCCAACTTTAAATAATAAGGGTTTTCATTTAAAGGCTTATTTTGGTGAAAAACCCAATGAAAGTAAAATTATTATAGGAAGTTCTAATATTTCTGCTAGAGCTTTTGGATTAGCTCATGAAATGGTAGTGGAAATAAACACTAGTAATAATGGAGCACTTGTTGAGGAATATCACAAAATTTTTAATGATCTTTGGAATGATAGATGTTCACAGTTTATTACTAAAACTTTCATAGAGAAATATTCTAAAATGTTTTATGAAAAAAAAAGTCTAGATAAAAAAATATCTGAAGTTTTTTCCTTACATAAAATTACTCCTAATTATATGCAAGAAAAAGCTCTTTCAAAACTAGAAAGCTATCGAGAATATTCAAATAAAGGCCTTATTATCGCTGCCACTGGTACTGGTAAAACTTATCTTTCTGCATTTGATGTAAAACAAACAAAGGCAAAAAAAGTATTATTTTTAGTTCATAATCGTCTAATCCTTTCAAGTGCCTATGAAACCTATAAAAAAGTTTTTCCAAATAAGAATTTGCTTGAATTAAATTCTTTGAACATAGAAAAAATTAAAGATAGTCATATTATTTTTACCACTGATAAAACAGCTTATAATCATCTTTATAAAAAATATTCCAAAGAATACTTTGATTATATTATTTATGATGAAGCTCATAAAATTGGAGAAGATACTCACTATCATTCACTTATAAAATATTTTAATCCTAAATTTACCCTTGGAATTACAGCAACTCCAGAAAGAACAAAAGATCCTAAATTTTTATTTGAAATTTTTGAATATACAGTTCCATATGAAATTAGATTGCTCGATGCTATGAATCACCAATTGGTTTGCCCTTTTACTTATTATGGACTAAACCTTGAAAACAAGCTATTGGAAACTAATGAAAAATTTAATTATTCTGAATTAGGAAAATTTATGAAAAAGCAATTAATTGAAAAAGGATATTTTGGTAAGAAATTAAAGGGAATTGTTTTTTGTTCTAATATTTCAGAAGCTAAAGAAATAGCTAATACTTTCAATAATTTAGAAATAAAATCTAAAGCTATTACCAGCGAACATTCTTCAAGAGAAGAAACAGAAATTTATATAAAAAATTTAAAAGATGATACTAATCCTTTAAAACTTTTATGTGTGGTTAATCAATTTAATGAAGGGATTGATCTTCCTGAAATAAATGTTATTTTTATGATTAGAAACACCACTTCATCTATTATATATTTACAACAATTAGGAAGAGGGCTTAGAAAAACAGAAGATCCACATAAATATGTTACTGTCTTTGATATTATTGGAAATTCCAATAATAATTATTCCATTGCTGAAGTTTTAACTGGAAATTCAACAGCTGACAAAAGAGTATTGTTTAAAGAAGCTAATGAAGGTTTTCAATCAGTTTCTCAATTTATAAATGTTATTATAGAAGAAAAAGCTATTGAAAATATTATTAAGTCAATATCCAATAACTTTAAAGTGGAAACAAAATTAAAAGAAAAATTTAAAAATGAACTATACAGATTTAAAATTATTCCTTCACTTTCTGATCTATATAAGGATCCTAATTTTAAAGAGCTTAATCTTTTACAATTGCTGTGTAAAAATTTTTATGACCCTTTTATGGAATATTATATTAAAAAATATAATATCTCAAAAGATGATAAATTTTTAGATAAATTTTTTGGACTAATTACTCAATTTACCTTTAGAGGATACGATCAAGAAACGTTAAAAGAATACATCTCTCTATTAAAAGGAAATATTACTTTTAATAGAACCCTTATAGAAACTTTAATTCCTAAAAAAATAAACGGGAAAAAAACTGCTATTAACAGTGATTACTTTAAAAAGGGAAATAATTTTATAGATATTTTTAAATATGAAAAAGGATTATCTTTAATAAATGAAATAATAATTGAATTAAAAAGAAAAAATGCCTATAGCCTTTTTCTAGAACATATTGATTTATTCTGTGAGCTATCAAAAAGGAAGTCTTATAAAATGAAACCCTTTGAGTTAGTTAATAAAGGAGAATTCCTTTTCAATAAAAATGCAAATGATTGTTATATGAATGCTGTTGGAGAAAGAATAGATCACATTCAAAAAAGATTTTATTGTATTATTAACATCAGTAAAAAAGATACCTTTCATAATAACTATATTGATAACAAAAAAAGAATTGTATATATGACTCAAGAATCCTCTAGTAAGGAAAAAGCTGAAGAAAAAATAACTTTAATAAAAAATGGATATAAATTATTTATTTGTGCTAAATTTCCGCATCTAGGTTATGGTAATACCTCTTATTTTAATTTAGGAGATCTTCACGTTGATGAAATATCCACTGTAATACTCCATTCAACTAAAGATGGACATAGATCGAAGTTTAATCATAAAATTTTTTTGAGACTGGAAAATAAAATTCCTGAGGAATTAACTCAATACAAAAATAATGTTTAA
- a CDS encoding TetR/AcrR family transcriptional regulator, translated as MKKNMIIEKSIGLMYLNGYNGTSVKDITDAAGIPKGSFYNYFVGKEQYAIDAIDFYEENINYLVENLENNNLKPLDRIKNFYKEKIKILEERGVEYGCFVGNLSEEVGNNNENISKRADEFHKKIESVIVKNLIIAEKENMLKKNVSAKILGDFILISWQGALLRAKVAKNILPVEEFYEVLTKELLI; from the coding sequence ATGAAAAAAAATATGATAATTGAAAAATCTATTGGGTTAATGTACCTCAATGGATATAACGGAACAAGTGTAAAAGACATTACAGATGCAGCTGGAATTCCAAAGGGATCTTTTTATAATTATTTTGTAGGAAAAGAACAATATGCCATAGATGCTATTGATTTTTATGAAGAAAATATTAATTATTTAGTTGAAAATTTAGAAAATAATAATTTGAAACCTTTGGACAGGATAAAAAATTTTTACAAAGAAAAAATAAAAATATTAGAAGAAAGAGGAGTTGAATACGGTTGCTTTGTTGGAAATTTATCTGAGGAAGTTGGAAATAATAATGAGAATATATCAAAACGTGCAGATGAATTTCACAAAAAAATAGAAAGTGTCATTGTAAAAAATTTAATAATAGCTGAGAAAGAAAATATGTTAAAAAAGAATGTATCTGCTAAAATATTAGGTGATTTTATACTAATTAGCTGGCAAGGAGCTTTACTTAGAGCAAAAGTTGCAAAGAATATTTTACCAGTTGAAGAATTCTATGAAGTACTAACTAAAGAGCTATTAATCTAA
- a CDS encoding flavodoxin family protein, producing MILGISGSPRKDGVTANAVKKILEESGMESEYISLSGKKINGCISCLGCVENNKCIVNDDFIEIAEAMERADIIVMGMPNYYNIMNGLSHAVLERCYCFRHREKFILQDKGFVLFSVEYNNTVNSNVLSAAKVFVESNKCNIIDEFTLDAVSQCYTCKEGHNCKVGKVVREHGVVDKITDEIRPKEFCNNRISISRTDEAIKKIKEYTKKSKNLKG from the coding sequence ATGATTTTAGGAATATCAGGTAGTCCAAGAAAAGATGGGGTAACTGCTAATGCAGTGAAAAAGATTTTAGAAGAAAGTGGTATGGAAAGTGAATATATATCTCTTTCTGGGAAAAAAATCAATGGGTGCATAAGTTGTTTAGGATGTGTTGAAAATAATAAATGTATTGTAAATGATGATTTTATAGAAATAGCAGAAGCTATGGAAAGAGCAGATATAATAGTTATGGGTATGCCAAATTATTATAATATTATGAATGGATTGTCCCATGCAGTATTAGAAAGATGTTATTGCTTTAGACATAGAGAAAAATTTATATTACAAGATAAAGGTTTTGTACTGTTTAGTGTTGAATATAATAATACTGTAAATAGTAATGTTTTAAGTGCAGCTAAAGTTTTTGTTGAAAGTAATAAGTGTAATATAATTGATGAATTTACATTAGACGCAGTTTCTCAATGTTATACATGTAAAGAAGGTCATAATTGCAAGGTAGGAAAAGTTGTGAGAGAGCACGGAGTTGTGGATAAAATAACAGATGAAATTAGACCAAAAGAATTTTGCAATAATAGAATTTCTATTTCTAGAACAGATGAAGCTATAAAAAAAATAAAAGAATATACTAAAAAATCAAAAAATTTGAAAGGATAA
- a CDS encoding haloacid dehalogenase type II, translating to MIKAVFFDLNETLLNMDLLGKKFNKYFDNEYAMKYWFRKLLHSSVVVGSLNKYTSFSELARVELENLFYENSKEINENIKNDILGTFTDLRVYEDVIASLNVLKENKIKIIIISNSSKEMMNLQLKNSGIISLIDNYYSVDMVKKYKPFNLIYKDVINKEQLLLSEVFMIACHDWDLFGAKEIGLKTAYIKRKKEIFNPYYPKADLEDKDLYSLVKKIIKY from the coding sequence ATGATAAAAGCTGTATTTTTTGACTTAAATGAAACATTACTTAATATGGATTTATTAGGTAAAAAATTTAATAAATATTTTGATAATGAATATGCTATGAAATATTGGTTTAGAAAATTATTACATTCTTCTGTAGTTGTGGGAAGTTTAAATAAATACACAAGTTTTTCAGAATTAGCTAGAGTAGAGCTTGAAAATCTATTTTATGAAAATAGTAAAGAAATAAATGAAAATATAAAAAATGATATTTTAGGAACATTCACTGATCTTAGAGTTTATGAAGACGTAATTGCTTCTTTGAATGTTTTAAAGGAAAATAAAATTAAGATTATAATTATTTCAAATTCATCTAAAGAGATGATGAATTTACAATTGAAAAATTCAGGGATAATTTCATTAATTGATAATTATTACTCTGTTGATATGGTTAAAAAATATAAACCATTTAATTTGATATATAAAGATGTTATTAATAAAGAACAATTACTACTATCAGAAGTATTTATGATTGCATGTCATGATTGGGATTTATTTGGAGCGAAAGAAATTGGTTTGAAAACAGCTTATATTAAGAGAAAAAAAGAAATATTTAATCCTTACTATCCAAAGGCTGATTTAGAAGATAAAGATCTTTATTCATTAGTAAAAAAAATAATTAAATATTAA